Within Marinomonas mediterranea MMB-1, the genomic segment TGAATATTAAAAGAGGTGGGTGCCAAGATGGCGGCATTAAGAATACGTTCAAAAGTGGAATCAGGCATAGCATGATCTGAATCGAAATGCTTTATAGAACGTCGCGTTTCGATAATGTTTAGTGCACTCATATTTCAATCCAATGGTTTTGATTTCGATATACGCATATTGCCTGACAATCATTCTTGCAAAAATACCGTTTCTTACATCACCTATTTTGCATAAAACGCAAAACTGAATAATAATACGTTCACGATAAGATCAAAGGCGTCTTCGAATGTTTGAAGCAATGGAACAATTTATCAAAATAGTAGAGCTACACACATTCAGTGCCGCTGCAGAATCCCTCGGCAAAAGCCCAAGCTCACTAACACGAAAACTTGACCAGCTTGAAGAAGAACTCAAAACAAAGCTACTAATACGCTCTACTCGCAGATTAGAGCTTACGTCTGATGGTGAGCAGTTCTACAATCAGTGCAAGCAAATTCTCGAGTCGGTCCAAGTTGCGAAACACAGCTTTATAGAAAAGCGTACGAGTGTAGAAGGCACAATTGCCATCACCACCTTTGACTCATTTGGAAGATCTGTACTGGTGCCACTCATCGCGGAATTTCGCGACACCCACCCCAATACAAAAGTAACAATCGGTCTCGACAACACCATCGCCGACCTACACAAAAGCCCTTTCGACATCGCCATTCGATATGGACGCCCTGACGATTCCAACCTAATTTTTCGACCATTAAAAAAGATGCCGTCTATCCTCATCGCATCTGAGCACTACTTGGAGAAAGCGCCTCCTTTAGAATCGCCTGATGATCTAAAACTTCATTCTTGCTTGGCGTTTTACAAGTCTCGCCAGCATACGTGGTGGTATTTTGAAAAGAATAATGAGCAGAGAAAAGTTCGCATCGACCCGACACTGACTTCAGAAGGCGGCACTCCCTTACTGATGTGGGCACGTGCAAATCAAGGGATCGCACTCGTCAGTAAGTATTTCGTTGAGCGTGATTTAAAAAACGGCAGTTTGATCGAAGTATTGCCAACGTGGAATGCATCTTTGACGGAACAGGACAACGCCATTATGTATTTAGTTTGGAAAGCCTCGTCGGCTCAAAAACCCATCGTACGAGCCATGATTGATCTAATAATGAATCGTGTTGCGAACGAATGAAGAGACATAAACGGGTTACCACTATCTGCGAACGTAAACCATCCAAGAAAACTGGTTACCAACTAGAAGAGTGAAAAAACCATCATTCACTCATTCGCTCTCAACAAGAACACCTAACTCTCTTTGCTTCTTTTTAGACAGTCCAGATGCAACGATGCGATGGGATTCAGTAATGTAATATTTAAGAGAATCGTCAGCACTAGAGGGAAGATCATATTGCTGAATCCATTTCATACCTCTAGACGCAAGATAGGGCGCGGGGCGATATCCAGGCTCATCCTTTAATATTTCATAGTGCAACTCAGACACCTTAAAGGTAAAGCCCAGCTCGCCTGACTTCTGCCAGCCGCCAATCGCAAATACCTTACCGCCCACTTTCCAAACATGAGAACCACCCCATTGAATCACATGAGTAGTTGAAACCAACGATGCGCAGAACTCGTTAAATTCCTCGTAAGTCATCAGTGATGGCGCCTTCAAATAAAGAGTTTAGTATCTGGGAAGCTCAATCCCTTCGAAAAGAGCTTCAACCCCATGCCTGTTTGACAGCTCCATCGCTTCCGTTATCAAGTCTGGAGTTAAATGAGGAGCAAAAGACTCAATAAACTTATACATATAACCACGGATGAAGGTATTGTTGCGTATACCGATTTTTGTCGTACTGTCTTCAAACAAATGAGACGCGTCAATAGCCACTAAATCAGAATCGATTTTGGGATCATGTGCCATTGTTGCGACGATACCAACACCCAGCCCCAACCTCACATATGTCTTGATGACGTCAGAGTCCGCAGCAGTGAACACGACATTCGGATCAAGCTCGGCATCTTGAAAGGCTTTATCAAGCTGCGAGCGCCCAGTGAAACCAAATACGTACGTTACCAAAGGAAACTTTGCCAGCTCTTTTAGCGTCAGCTTAGAGGTCTGAG encodes:
- a CDS encoding MmcQ/YjbR family DNA-binding protein; its protein translation is MTYEEFNEFCASLVSTTHVIQWGGSHVWKVGGKVFAIGGWQKSGELGFTFKVSELHYEILKDEPGYRPAPYLASRGMKWIQQYDLPSSADDSLKYYITESHRIVASGLSKKKQRELGVLVESE
- a CDS encoding LysR family transcriptional regulator, which produces MFEAMEQFIKIVELHTFSAAAESLGKSPSSLTRKLDQLEEELKTKLLIRSTRRLELTSDGEQFYNQCKQILESVQVAKHSFIEKRTSVEGTIAITTFDSFGRSVLVPLIAEFRDTHPNTKVTIGLDNTIADLHKSPFDIAIRYGRPDDSNLIFRPLKKMPSILIASEHYLEKAPPLESPDDLKLHSCLAFYKSRQHTWWYFEKNNEQRKVRIDPTLTSEGGTPLLMWARANQGIALVSKYFVERDLKNGSLIEVLPTWNASLTEQDNAIMYLVWKASSAQKPIVRAMIDLIMNRVANE